AACTGCACTCTGAGCTTGTATCCTCTGCAATCTGCTCACAGAACACTCGTCAGGAACTCCACCTACACCAGTGTTGGTCAAGTGCAAGCAGTGATCACAGAAGTACTTGTTGATCTGAAAATTGTTGGAAGGCCTCAGAATTATCTCGGTCTCTTAAAGAACTTCACTGTGGGTAATTTGAATACTCTTACTCCAGTATTTTCGAACATTCCTGCCTACATAAGAGGCGATCTACCGTATCTTCAGAAGGCTTACCAAACGCATGTATTGGGCAATTTGTATGGGATCTTTAGTCAAAGATACGCCGATGCTTTCCGTCGAGCTATTGCTTTTAAACCCATGCCACGACAATAAATGATTGGAAAACTTTGAAAAGGACTCATGTTTCGAtggataaatttctttttttagaagtaactaatttttttaaatttttcattttctaacatGTGCTGTACTGAAACgtaattagaaaaatagaaatttttcacaataaaaaaaaaattattcaagcatAATATTTGTCTATTTTCTTAAGAGtgattattatttctgaattttctgCATTGAAGAAATGGTTCGTTCTCATAAAGTAAGTCAAATCAGACCTGTTACGTTTGATGCGTTAATGGAGTTGGGAAGAGTGCGCCACagaatgtttttttcattattcagatTTGCAACGAAAGCCGCATATTAAAGACATCTGATAAAATGTAAATCGatgattaaagtttaaaaagttagCTTTAGAGGAACGCCACAGAAATACGAGATATTTTATCTGCACCTATCTTCACTTGTTTATCCTTCAGTTATTAgcaatttaagtaatttttaaattgttatgcgATTGTATGAGTTAAAATGACGAAATAAGAAAACACTcctttcaaagataaataaaataaatcttctctCTTTTTTGAAATCTCTTTACAAAAATCTCATATTGGTTCACAGTCGaagtttaatttctaaattaaagccAATTTGGCGAAAAATTCCAACGGTTATTTTGACAATATATcatccaataataataaaaaaatactaagcgggaaaaaaaagaaatatgtacaAAACATGGCTTAGCTACAAGACAtctttgagagtttgtagataaggaagaagaacagtaattgaccactttgtggccaattacctcgtggagaatgtcagtttgacaaatcggtcaatgcaaggatggacaatgctcaagatagcagtcggccacaacaaatcctgtcgatgctgctacgttcagtggtggcggggtggtcggctgtacgcaagaagaagaaagCTACAAGATATCTGTATAATGTGCATATTACATATGCAAGGTATTATCGtaattaccaaataaaaaaagcacaGCCTGATTGCAATTCCTCTTTCTTAAAGAATGAAAAGGGTCTATGCTTCTAATGCTCCTATTTTCtcgaaaataatgcaaaaacgtGACTTCCCATTGGGTTCTCTTAAAATCAATCGTATTTAACACATAAGAATTGTATCTCATGTccttgtaattaaaattcttataaaacttgAGGAATTTCAATGGGTCGGTTTCATCTTCGATATTTCATGCATCGAAATCCAGTTAGAACAGGAATAAAAGTAATTCTCCCCCATGCGGTTTTTGCGCATCTATAACAACGGGGCTCTTTATCCTGGCTCGGTCCACAGCGAACACAATCATGTTTTGATATATGAGAGGACGATTTCGAAATGTTGCTCATGTAATAGAATGTCTCATGTATGTACCGATATTTTTCGTGTTTTAAATATGACTACTTGTAAGCGAACAGTATGAGATCTTACCGTATTTTTAAAGCGATTTACTATTAACTGGCGTCATAGAAagtacgattttttttcctttttctcattCTCCTTTCACTTTCAGAGTGgggatttgaaaataatttttaatatgtaattaattttttagcttttttttaaaaaatgctatgttATTAACCTGTGTTTTAGGtatcaagtatttaataaataaaccgTTCTTACAAATAATGTACTCAAAAAAAATCGGCACGATGTTCGACACTCTTTATAAGGCTCTCACACTTTACTTTCTCACACTTTATAAGGCTCTCTCATATACGCTTTTTACTTTATCATGTACGAAGAATAGAGAAAGTTCGAATCAGAAGATTCGAAtgtgagattttgatgaatctaaacattttagacctctctgagtttgaaaaacacatttttggaaaatgtctgtctgtctgtgacaaagataccaCAAAAACGATTCGAGGTTGAATGACGAAATGTGGAATACgggatttatatcaaatttgtagttttctattaaattttgaacaaactcagttcagaggaagtctgtctgtccggctgtttgaatataaataagcATGATATCTATAAACAAAAGAGCCAGATAGAAAAATTTAGGTGCACAGATTTATTATCTATAGTGTAgactcaaattttgagccaaagtAACAAgtggttgaccatctgtctgtctgtacttccagaggtatataaacgcgataacggAATGACTTAAGTCTGTAAAATCTGATCCGTGATTTTGTGACCACATGTACAGTTTTGATTCGAATTtcgatttcaatcggttgggaagaacGTGTCAAACACAAAATTCGATTTCagaatactattaactgcatgtcagTCATGAATCatcaaaaaaactcgccaaggatcacgtGATAGGATCAAATGACGTTTGGTACATGGTCTTAACACCCAATTTATATAATGGTGACACATTTTGTGCAAACTCCATCCCGATGTAGTCTATCTGTCCGGTTGATCCAATGAAAGttaacataattacaaaacggagatatataaaattcggtctTATATTGAACATCTATGATGTGGACGCCTATCAGATTgtgtgccaaatccaacaacgtcCAGAAGCACGCAAAcgtgatcattcaaaaatgcagtgcctcaaatggatcaaatttggtatgcaattttgtgACTGCCATTGTGGGACTGTATcagattttggttttaattattttcaaagaaatgcgTCCAAAATACTAATTCATctgtattagagagtatgcgagaaagttttgagaccGTTGGCTCCATTTTATCTTAAAACTGATTTATCTCACGTTATGCAGCGAACTGATCTCTTGCATTTCGCATCCCGAATGGGAAACAGAATGTGTGAAAACAGGTGTCAATCGGCGATTCTTAATAACAGTCGTATCTTATCACATTTCCTCTACAGAAAAGACGTCCTAAAAAAATTGTAGTCAGCGACGTCGGATGGCAAGTAGGCACcctcttttctatttcttttgtcCTGCAATTTGTTATATgcttcgaaatattttttgatgcgacccagtgtttctttttttaatatgacagATATTAAACGAATTAGAATAAATAGTCCTCTTTACTACTCTTTCTTTGCAATATAACACGACTTTCATCAAGGCCGCCGATTTCGTAACTCCCATTTTCtctacaaaataaaactttcttatttcaaatttccgACATAAcggaattaattaattagataatgaTCAAATTTTCTTCGTCTGTTGATGTCAGATTGAAACTCGTCAATTtgtatattgcattattttagcTGTGAAACttgattattactttatttaactgCACCGACATGATTTgaatttactacatttttcagaTAGAGAAAAGGGGTTTacaattttatcattcattttcaatgaaattatttcacttaCTTTTTTAATGTATGCTATTACATTCATTCTTAACAGAAAAGTGCTATCCAAACtagttattaaaaactttttttcaaattggtaacatttaagcaaatttaatttcattgttctcttaattataactataaatgaatgctttttaataattttaaacaaactttataTAATTCGATATAAATGAGTGTAGGAATTTAATTCTTCACTTtactattactaaaaataattaattaaaaaaacgaataaGTTCTTTCAACGTGTGAAATTATagttagaaatgtttttaatgattcattatgaaattattttataaacattgaattcatttgtatttcGGCAATAATTCTAGCACGAGTCCCATCTGGATATTTCTGGCAAAAGCAAccttaatgatttcattttttcagaatcCATGTGTTTGCTTTGCCATCaactacaaaattttcaaaatttcgagaaatatttattttcttctctcaGCGTTTTGACAGTAAAACATTGTAATGAGTACAATTGTATCCActgatgatgataataataataataataaacgtcaAAGAAAATTTCCTCAGATGTTTAAACGTTCATTAAATCTTCTGTTAGTTGATTTTACAGGATCTTATCACTtaagagaaatagaaaaatatatcggTGTTCATTTTTATCTCTAATTGACACACtatttctcattttttgaaaatgaaaaataatttacaattcatttaaaattgtttttttgtcaagatttcgttttaaaaagagTATCTATGACATTTCTCTGAGaatggtaaaattaatttttggctgtcacaaaattgattttattaacgCGTTTACTTACTTTCTAAGGAAGGCAGGGATATAACAATGTCAATAGGCCATACATTCTTAGTATTTTTCTGCTCTCTCAATCCATCTAAcgattaaaatcattcaaaaagttTCCTTCAATCATTTATTAGATGGTCCAAATTTTCTTATGATCAACGATTTCGAaactttatttcttcttgtaactcttgaaattttttactttctcatgaaCAGAGTgtaaagaaagtattgcaattcaaaaccttatttcttcttgtaactcttgaaattttttactttctcatgaaCAGAGTGTAAAGAAAGTATcgcaatcatcaaaaaattcgaacttgagattttgaggaaaatccaaatttcaaatttccccgaattcagaaaatacatttttgacgcATCTTCCACTtcttctgtgacaaagataactaaaaatacGCTTTggactagacagatgaaattcggtattacACCCAGTCCTAAGAAATTTCCAGCAAATTTCATTCAGAAGAAGTCCGGCTTTTCGAatgcaagtgaacacgataactgcaaaacgaacacaactagatagataaaatcatgtgcacagatttaacatttatagtgcaGACACCAATCACGTTTTAAGCCGAATCACACACTAGATGGACGGTCTGTCGGTCAGTACTTACCGAAGCATGTAAAAGCGTCAGTTCAAAAATGGAACGATAATTTgacatgtgattttgtgactacaagtatagttctGTCACAAATCTTGGTTTCAAGAGGCTGAGGAAAAATGcgtttgaaacacaaattcaatttttggaatcTCTTGCTCGGTATTAATCGCCGAAAAACTCTGCAAGAATTGAACGAAAAAATCCATAAAAAGCTATAAATCAACgccatatttcaatattttgaaccaACTGTTGTTAGCTGTTCTATGAAAATGTCAGCAAAGCTTTCTCTGGGATAAAGCAATGAATGAAGAATACTTCGAAACTCCGCTGTTATTTCCAATTTTGTCATATTCTGGTGGGAGAAAGATTTGAAGtggaaaagaaaataaggaaTCACGTCAATTAGATTTTGCATGGGACTAAGTATTAccatattttttatgcatgtgTTGCATACACAAGCATAGTTGCTTAAGAAAAGCAACTGACAAATTGggtcataaaacaaaataaaagtggaaaagcAATTAGTTAGGCTTTCACAACGATTCAGAAACCAAGCCACGTTATAAAAGTGAATCTGGAAG
The window above is part of the Argiope bruennichi chromosome 7, qqArgBrue1.1, whole genome shotgun sequence genome. Proteins encoded here:
- the LOC129975836 gene encoding uncharacterized protein LOC129975836 isoform X2; its protein translation is MLRLIFAAFFLLGVTFAANSANQYVDNVLQSSLRQELLSGNLLPAQLPDFRVLLSLTKYRKGQTEVDFTFGNVTGLDKIKRKGDCSGPRNYKGEISINCTLSLYPLQSAHRTLVRNSTYTSVGQVQAVITEVLVDLKIVGRPQNYLGLLKNFTVGNLNTLTPVFSNIPAYIRGDLPYLQKAYQTHVLGNLYGIFSQRYADAFRRAIAFKPMPRQ
- the LOC129975836 gene encoding uncharacterized protein LOC129975836 isoform X1, encoding MEFRRFLNMLRLIFAAFFLLGVTFAANSANQYVDNVLQSSLRQELLSGNLLPAQLPDFRVLLSLTKYRKGQTEVDFTFGNVTGLDKIKRKGDCSGPRNYKGEISINCTLSLYPLQSAHRTLVRNSTYTSVGQVQAVITEVLVDLKIVGRPQNYLGLLKNFTVGNLNTLTPVFSNIPAYIRGDLPYLQKAYQTHVLGNLYGIFSQRYADAFRRAIAFKPMPRQ